From one Lineus longissimus chromosome 3, tnLinLong1.2, whole genome shotgun sequence genomic stretch:
- the LOC135484188 gene encoding spectrin beta chain-like isoform X3 produces MTEIDTSIPTGVRWGDPNQNMQNNMTNDDWESGDNSSKLFERSRIKALADERETVQKKTFCKWVNSHLARVNCKINDLYVDLRDGHMLIKLLEVLSGERLPYPTKGKMRIHCLENVDKSLTFLNEQRVHLENMGAHDIVDGNPRLTLGLIWTIILRFQIQDITFEEADNSETKSAKDALLLWCQMKTAGYTNVNIRNFTTSWRDGLGFNALIHKHRPDLIQYEKLHKSNPMYNLENAFGVAEDRLGLTRLLDPEDVSVEHPDEKSVITYVVTYYHYFSRMKQETVHTKRIGKVVGHAVENERMMEEYESLTSDLLAWIEETITVLNDRTFSNSLQGVQQQLAQFNTYRTVEKPPKFVEKGNLEVLLFTLQSKMRANNQKPYFPSEGKMISAINKAWDKLEKAEHERELSLREELIRQEKLEQLAARFDRKAGMRETWLSENQRLVAQDNFGYDLAAVEAATKKHEAIETDINAYEERVQAVVAVANELEQETYHDIDRINARKDNVLKLWNYLLELLRARRLRLELSLSLQKIFQEMLYILDWVDEIKVRLLSEDYGKHLMGVEDLLQKHSLLEADINVVGERVKSVNGQANKFVDGEFPEVGEYRPCDAQIVTDRMSHLEAAYEELLQLAAERRSRLEDSRKMWQFYWDMADEEGWIKEKEQLMSSPDLGHDLTTVHLLLTKHKAVEDELQSRHSHLQTVIRVGEDLIEAGNFAADKIKNRIDEINTQWDNLIELAAYRRKRLLEAVDFYQFFADADDVDTWMHDTLRLVSSEDVGHDESSVQSLLKKHKDVTEELENYNSVIVALHDQAQSLGEQDRESTEVSSRLGIIDRRYQELIEFGKLRKQRLLDALSLYQLYTEADIVESWIEEKERLLATMVPGDDIEELEVIKHRFDGFEVELKSTEAKVNTVNQLARQLLQVEHPNSDQVVERQNQLNEKWLELQKIIELKRKNLGTAYGIKTFHIEVTETMTWIRDKTKLIESTDELGNDLASVMVLQRKLSGMERDLAAIQSKLDALQGEADSLADAKPEEAEAIREKFTQMTEVWTELKDMLKERDEKLNESSELQKFLQNLDHFQAWLGKTQTTIASEDIPQSLSEAEQLLNTHQQLKEEIDAYEPDYESMMEYGRKVTEGQTDAQYMFLSQRLQALDEGWHELQQMWENRQLLLSQSMNLQMLLRDGLQVEVQLSKQENFLSKEEVPSTMVGLDKQGSLEQAENMIKQHEAFITTMDANDEKVNAVLQFANRLTEENHYASEKITMKSDNIEERRNANRERAYEQLNKLKDSLLLQQFMQDCDDLADWLQDKQIAAQDETYRDAKNIHSKYMRHQAFESEVAANKDRLLKIQQDGEDLMREKPEFAPEVQERLDNLNSSWEDLETQTEDKGARLFDANRPVLYEQNIDDIDGWVKSLETEIVPDEVEEIMTENLASVNLAVMKQDQREQELLVKKQQVEKLESEAHYIKDMDPEKRMEIQRKKELIEQRFQQLQAPLVEKRTKLEKKKKYHQFLRDIEDERLWIEDKMRLASSDNYGNSLLSVQMLLKKNKSLRQEVDNHEPRIHSVCNDGREMIEDGHPQSEDFQQRIDEVMTNWDDLKNAIEKREERLGQSEVAQQYFFDASEAESWMSEQELYMMGEDRAKDENGANNMMKKHQALEKVIEDYAETVRDLGERSRDLADKDHPDSDQIGLRQSQVDKLYASLKDLSGDRKGRLDEVLKLYMMNREIEDLLQWIAEREVVAGSHELGQDYEHVTMLKDRFADFAKETEATGTERVNDANELCDQLIGIGHSDAATIAEWKDGLNEAWTDLLELMETRTQMLQASWDLHKFFHDCKDTLERIYEKQNIIPDDLGRDAKTVAALQRKHLNFEHDLITLGNQVQQIQEDAGRLITGYAGERAQDIRNREAEVVNAWRNLHVVCEFRKNKLADTSDLFRFFNMVRDLRLWMKDILRQMTTQEKPRDVSGVELLMNNHQSLKAEIDAREENFAICVNLGKDLLERKHYRQEEVREKLIQLTTERCTMMDQWEDRWDYLQLILEVYQFARDAAVAECWLMAQEPYLHNQDLGQSLEDVENLIKKHEAFEKSAATQEERFASLERLTTFELRERKKRQDAEFRSQHPELDEKTTARELRLQKLIEEFLPPPEKEPEPEPEEVKEEAVQMRAEVSLQSQSPQKREESVRIVEPESTRSRTPEKKKTPPAGATPSRGTEKRAKSPFGSWGRKGRPKSRDEEHPSMLEPVSMEPGEEVHHEGVLSRKHEWESTTKKASSRSWDKVYAVLHGKEMSFYKDQKHAKSDPNTRYHNEPAVVLDAASCSVATDYVKRHHVFRLKLNNGGEYLFQCKDDDEMNVWMTRVNSSLGDGEGPSPTRAQTLPARPESPKESKRRSFFSTLGKKK; encoded by the exons CCATACCCGACCAAAGGAAAAATGAGAATTCACTGCCTAGAAAATGTGGACAAGTCACTCACTTTTCTGAATGAGCAGCGTGTCCACCTTGAAAACATGGGTGCTCACGATATTGTTGATGGAAACCCCAGACTAACTCTGGGTCTCATTTGGACCATTATCCTCAGATTCCAG ATTCAAGACATCACATTCGAAGAAGCTGACAACAGCGAGACCAAATCAGCTAAAGACGCCCTCTTGTTGTGGTGCCAGATGAAGACTGCCGGCTATACCAATGTCAATATTCGTAACTTCACAACCAGCTGGAGGGATGGTCTTGGCTTCAATGCCCTGATCCACAAACACAGGCCTGACCTGATCCAGTATGAGAAACTCCACAAGTCCAATCCTATGTACAACTTGGAGAACGCCTTTGGCGTTGCTGAGGATAGACTTGGCCTCACCAGGCTCCTGGACCCAGAAG ATGTGAGTGTAGAGCACCCAGATGAGAAATCTGTCATCACCTATGTGGTCACCTACTACCACTACTTCTCCAGAATGAAACAAGAAACAGTCCACACCAAGCGTATTGGAAAG GTCGTTGGACATGCAGTTGAGAATGAACGCATGATGGAAGAATACGAAAGCCTGACCTCCGACCTCCTAGCTTGGATTGAAGAAACCATCACTGTCCTGAACGATCGTACCTTTTCGAACTCCCTACAGGGTGTTCAGCAGCAACTGGCGCAGTTCAACACGTACAGAACTGTTGAGAAACCGCCCAA GTTTGTAGAAAAAGGAAACCTTGAGGTGCTGCTGTTCACCCTCCAGAGCAAGATGCGAGCCAACAACCAGAAGCCGTACTTCCCCTCAGAAGGAAAAATGATATCAGCCATCAACAAGGCCTGGGACAAACTAGAGAAAGCAGAACACGAAAGAGAATTGTCTCTAAGAGAGGAACTGATAAG ACAAGAGAAACTAGAACAGCTTGCTGCCCGCTTTGACCGCAAGGCCGGTATGCGTGAGACCTGGCTGAGCGAGAACCAACGTCTTGTCGCCCAGGATAACTTTGGCTATGACCTCGCAGCCGTTGAGGCCGCCACGAAGAAACATGAAGCCATTGAAACTGATATCAATGCGTATGAGGAGAGAGTACAGGCTGTGGTTGCAGTTGCCAACGAACTGGAACAAGAGACCTACCATGATATTGATAGAATTAATGCTAG AAAAGACAATGTATTGAAACTATGGAACTACCTTTTGGAACTACTCAGAGCCCGTAGACTTAGGCTTGAATTATCCCTATCCCTGCAGAAAATATTCCAAGAAATGCTTTACATTTTGGATTGGGTGGATGAAATCAAG GTCCGCTTGTTGTCTGAAGATTATGGCAAACACTTGATGGGTGTGGAAGACTTGCTACAGAAGCATAGCCTGCTCGAAGCTGACATCAACGTCGTCGGCGAGAGAGTCAAATCTGTCAATGGCCAAGCTAACAAGTTTGTGGATGGAGAATTCCCAGAAGTTGGCG AATATCGTCCATGCGATGCCCAGATTGTCACCGACCGCATGAGCCATCTTGAAGCTGCCTATGAAGAGCTTCTCCAGCTTGCGGCCGAGCGTCGTTCCCGCCTCGAGGACTCGCGCAAGATGTGGCAGTTCTACTGGGATATGGCCGACGAGGAGGGCTGGATCAAGGAGAAGGAACAGCTGATGTCTTCACCAGATCTTGGTCACGATCTGACCACGGTGCACCTGTTATTAACCAAACACAAG GCCGTGGAAGATGAGCTCCAGTCACGTCACAGCCATCTCCAGACTGTCATCCGCGTTGGCGAGGACTTGATCGAAGCAGGCAACTTTGCCGCAGACAAGATTAAGAATCGTATTGATGAGATTAACACCCAATGGGACAACCTTATTGAACTGGCAGCATACCGTAGGAAGCGTCTCTTGGAGGCAGTCGACTTCTATCAGTTCTttgctgatgctgatgatgtggATACCTGGATGCATGATACCCTGCGCCTCGTTTCCAGTGAGGATGTTGGACATGATGAGTCTAGTGTACAGTCTCTCCTAAAGAAACACAAG GATGTCACAGAAGAACTTGAGAATTACAACAGCGTCATTGTTGCCCTACACGATCAGGCACAGAGTCTTGGTGAGCAGGACCGCGAATCCACAGAAGTGTCGTCCCGCCTTGGCATCATCGATCGTCGTTATCAAGAACTCATCGAGTTTGGCAAACTCCGCAAACAACGACTGCTCGATGCCTTGTCTTTGTATCAACTCTACACCGAGGCTGATATTGTTGAGTCTTGGATTGAAGAGAAG GAGAGGTTACTGGCCACAATGGTACCTGGTGACGACATTGAAGAGCTCGAGGTGATCAAGCACCGATTCGATGGCTTTGAGGTTGAATTGAAATCAACTGAAGCCAAGGTCAACACTGTCAACCAACTGGCAAGACAGCTTCTTCAAGTGGAGCATCCCAACTCAGACCAGGTCGTTGAAAGACAGAACCAACTCAATGAGAA GTGGCTTGAACTCCAGAAGATCATTGAATTGAAGAGAAAGAATCTTGGCACAGCATATGGCATCAAGACCTTCCACATTGAAGTCACAGAAACTATG ACTTGGATCCGTGACAAGACGAAATTGATTGAATCAACTGATGAACTCGGAAATGACTTGGCCAGTGTGATGGTGCTCCAGAGAAAGCTGAGTGGCATGGAGAGAGATCTTGCTGCCATTCAGTCAAAG TTGGATGCTCTCCAGGGAGAGGCTGACAGCCTGGCAGATGCCAAGCCAGAAGAAGCAGAAGCCATCAGAGAAAAGTTCACACAGATGACAGAAGTATGGACAGAACTCAAAGACATG TTGAAAGAACGTGACGAGAAATTGAACGAATCAAGTGAGCTTCAGAAGTTCCTCCAGAATCTTGACCACTTCCAAGCCTGGTTGGGAAAAACACAAACCACGATTGCATCGGAAGATATCCCCCAGAGTCTCTCTGAGGCAGAACAACTCTTGAAcacacatcaacagctgaaggAGGAGATCGATGCGTATGAACCAGATTATGAGAGCATGATGGAGTACGGTCGCAAGGTGACCGAGGGACAGACAGATGCCCAGTACATGTTCTTGAGCCAGAGGTTGCAGGCTCTTGATGAAGGATGGCACGAGTTGCAGCAGATGTGGGAAAACAGACAGCTGCTGCTGTCACAGAGCATGAACTTGCAG ATGTTGCTGCGTGACGGTCTTCAAGTTGAGGTCCAACTCAGCAAGCAAGAGAACTTCCTGTCTAAGGAAGAAGTGCCT AGCACCATGGTTGGACTAGACAAGCAG gGTTCATTGGAACAGGCTGAGAACATGATCAAGCAGCATGAAGCGTTCATCACCACCATGGACGCAAATGATGAGAAAGTGAATGCTGTCCTGCAGTTTGCCAATAGGCTCACTGAAGAAAATCACTACGCCTCCGAGAAAATTACCATGAAATCGGACAACATTGAAGAAAG ACGCAATGCCAACCGTGAGCGTGCTTATGAGCAGTTGAACAAGCTCAAGGATTCACTTCTGCTGCAGCAGTTCATGCAAGATTGTGATGAT CTTGCTGATTGGTTGCAAGACAAACAGATCGCGGCCCAGGATGAGACGTACAGGGATGCCAAGAATATTCACAGTAAATACATGAGACATCAAGCATTTGAATCAGAAGTTGCCGCAAACAAGGACCGTCTATTAAAAATACAGCAAGATGGTGAGGACCTCATGCGAGAGAAGCCAGAATTTGCCCCTGAGGTCCAAGAACGGTTGGACAACTTGAATTCCTCCTGGGAAGACCTGGAGACACAGACAGAAGACAAAGGCGCACGACTGTTTGATGCGAACCGGCCAGTTCTTTATGAACAGAACATTGATGATATCGATGGCTGGGTGAAGAGCCTTGAGACCGAGATTGTTCCTGATGAGGTCGAGGAAATCATGACCGAGAATCTTGCCAGTGTTAACTTGGCTGTCATGAAACAAGAT CAACGTGAACAAGAGTTGCTGGTCAAGAAGCAACAAGTTGAGAAACTAGAAAGTGAAGCCCATTATATTAAGGATATGGACCCTGAGAAGAGGATGGAAATCCAGAGGAAGAAGGAGTTGATTGAACAGAG attccaACAGCTGCAGGCTCCTCTCGTTGAAAAGAGAACTAagctggagaagaagaagaaatatcaCCAGTTCTTGCGTGATATTGAGGACGAGAGGCTGTGGATCGAGGACAAGATGAGACTAGCCTCATCTGACAATTATGGCAACAGTCTGCTTAGTGTTCAGATGTTGCTCAAGAAAAATAAG TCACTGAGACAAGAAGTTGACAACCATGAGCCACGTATTCACAGCGTCTGCAACGATGGTCGCGAGATGATTGAAGATGGTCATCCCCAGTCTGAGGACTTCCAGCAGAGAATCGATGAGGTCATGACCAATTGGGATGATCTAAAGAATGCTATTGAGAAGAGGGAGGAGAGGCTCGGACAGTCTGAGGTTGCACAACAA TACTTTTTCGATGCGTCAGAAGCAGAGTCCTGGATGAGCGAACAGGAGCTTTACATGATGGGAGAGGACCGTGCCAAAGATGAGAATGGTGCAAACAACATGATGAAGAAACATCAAGCACTAGAGAAGGTCATTGAAGACTACGCAGAAACCGTGCGAGATCTTGGAGAGAGGAGTAGAGATTTGGCGGATAAAGATCACCCAGACAG TGACCAGATTGGTTTACGCCAGTCCCAGGTTGACAAACTCTATGCCAGCTTGAAGGATTTGTCAGGAGATCGTAAAGGTCGGTTGGACGAGGTCCTCAAGCTGTACATGATGAACAGAGAAATTGAGGACCTCCTGCAGTGGATTGCCGAGCGCGAGGTGGTAGCTGGCTCTCATGAACTTGGACAGGATTATGAACATGTCACT ATGTTGAAGGATCGATTCGCAGACTTTGCCAAGGAGACAGAGGCCACAGGCACAGAGCGTGTCAATGATGCCAACGAACTTTGTGATCAACTAATTGGCATCGGTCATTCGGATGCTGCCACCATTGCTGAATGGAAAGACGGATTGAATGAAGCCTGGACCGACCTACTAGAACTCATGGAAACTAGAACCCAAATGTTACAGGCGTCTTGGGACTTGCACAAGTTCTTCCATGATTGTAAAGACACCTTGGAGAGAATTTAT GAAAAGCAGAACATTATCCCTGACGACCTTGGCAGAGATGCTAAGACCGTTGCTGCACTACAGAGGAAACACCTCAATTTCGAACATGATTTAATCACTCTTGGAAACCAG GTGCAACAAATCCAAGAGGATGCGGGCCGTCTCATCACAGGTTATGCTGGCGAGAGGGCACAAGATATCCGCAACCGGGAGGCAGAGGTTGTCAACGCATGGCGTAATCTTCATGTCGTGTGTGAATTCCGCAAAAACAAATTGGCAGACACCAGTGATTTATTCAGGTTCTTCAACATGGTGCGTGATCTGCGATTGTGGATGAAGGACATACTCCGACAGATGACAACACAGGAAAAGCCAAG AGATGTATCAGGTGTAGAATTGTTGATGAATAACCATCAGAGTTTGAAGGCTGAGATTGACGCCAGAGAAGAGAACTTTGCCATCTGTGTCAACCTTGGGAAGGACCTGTTGGAGAGGAAGCACTACCGACAAGAGGAAGTACGCGAGAAGCTCATTCAACTGACAACAGAGAGGTGTACGATGATGGATCAGTGGGAGGATCGCTGGGACTACCTTCAACTTA TCTTGGAGGTGTACCAGTTTGCCCGTGATGCTGCCGTGGCCGAGTGCTGGCTAATGGCACAAGAACCATATCTACACAACCAAGATCTTGGG CAAAGCCTTGAAGATGTCGAAAACCTTATCAAGAAGCACGAGGCATTTGAAAAATCTGCTGCCACCCAGGAAGAGCGGTTCGCATCGCTGGAGAGATTAACTACT TTCGAATTGCGGGAACGCAAGAAGCGCCAAGATGCAGAGTTCCGCAGCCAACACCCAGAGTTAGATGAAAAGACGACAGCACGAGAATTACGTCTGCAGAAGTTGATAGAAGAATTCTTACCACCTCCagaaaa GGAGCCTGAACCAGAGCCAGAAGAAGTGAAGGAGGAAGCTGTCCAGATGAGGGCAGAGGTATCGCTACAGTCCCAGTCACCCCAGAAGCGAGAAG AGTCTGTCCGAATCGTTGAACCGGAATCCACACGTTCGAGGACACCCGAGAAAAAGAAAACACCTCCTGCTGGTGCGACGCCATCTCGTGGCACAG AAAAGCGAGCCAAGTCACCATTTGGCTCATGGGGTCGAAAAGGGCGTCCGAAGTCCCGTGATGAAGAGCATCCATCGATGTTAG AGCCTGTGTCGATGGAACCTGGAGAAGAAGTCCACCATGAGGGCGTGTTGTCAAGAAAGCATGAGTGGGAATCGACCACAAAGAAGGCATCTAGCCG ATCATGGGATAAGGTGTACGCTGTCCTCCATGGCAAAGAGATGAGCTTCTACAAAGATCAGAAGCACGCCAAGTCT GATCCAAACACTCGCTACCATAACGAGCCGGCAGTTGTTCTAGATGCTGCCTCGTGCAGTGTTGCCACAGACTATGTCAAGAGACACCATGTCTTCAGACTAAAACTTAACAATGGTGGAGAATACTTGTTCCAATGCAAGGATGAT GATGAAATGAATGTGTGGATGACGAGAGTGAACAGCAGTCTTGGTGATGGTGAAGGTCCCTCGCCGACACGGGCCCAGACCTTACCCGCCAGGCCTGAGTCTCCCAAAGAATCAAAGAGACGGTCGTTCTTTAGTACGCTCGGGAAGAAAAAGTGA